Genomic DNA from Vespula vulgaris chromosome 5, iyVesVulg1.1, whole genome shotgun sequence:
TcgcatttataaaaattttatattttccattattaGATCGAGAAATTACGTTTATTTCGGACGACATTAATCAAGGTGGCGTTAAGTACGTACAGGATGAGAATCTTTTTACCATCGAAGTCAATGTTGTTTGTTAAGTCGTGACAGAAGCTGCGTCGTTCTTTCCTTAATTACGAGTAattagtatttattttttaagatacatCATCTTCCAGTATATCACTCGATTCCCAAAAATGTGTTTTTTATGGTGTATTGTTCGTAAATCGTGACAATAgtactgaaaaagaaatattaatgaaaataaaagtggtGACTGCATATtacgtcttcttttttatcgtattttttgacattatttctttatagatTTTACTTTTCCCTCCTAATTATGTGATTATAGAATATTTGTGATGTATTTCGACAGTTCGtatgattttatatcgtatttacaaaaattttatattttcgagaaATTATTCATTGACTAGTAACGTATCTGCGCATGCGCTGCGCATGCGAATCGTCTTATCAGTAGATGCAACGCCATTTTGTGTTCAGTGCTTGACAGGTACACGCGGAAGCCGTATCGTCCTCATTAATTTcaggtaattaatatatttttctactgtACACGGTCTTCCtaaatatcaatcgattgCCAAAAACGTAATTTCCACGCGTGAATGTTCGCAAGTTGGGGTATTTAAGCGTTTAgaagatattcgcgaaaataaaatctgtgTTTTGCAAGCTATTgcgttacttttattttttaattttctggCTTTATTTCCacgatatcgatatttctcttattttttaacgatgcttttaataataatttatcattaatcgtatttcctattatattcgattttcacacacacacgacgCTTGGGATTTTTCTGtactcatatatgtatatatatataatcacacataataaatattttctctactaattcatctttcgtttttcaGGTTTCCAAGAATTCTACGTACCGCAGCGATGAGATATCccggctttctttttctacatctTTGTCCTTCGTCCTGTGTATTAGGtaagtctttctcttttaaagatACAAAGCGAGtttaatagagagagatgggtAGTACTCGGTAAACTAACACAGCAGAGATCAGcgtatttcaaagaaatctcTTTATCGAGCGCGTAACGAAAACAATGAAACGTGTTCAAGCTCGTCCGAAGTGATATAGTACGCTGTAGCTTACAGAATCTTTCAGCGTGTGCGTAACCAAGGAAACTTAgattaatttcttcctttcatttattttattttagaatattttaattctaattttgtttgcatttatttgatatcataggaagaaagtatatattattgcaCAAGAAAGTATACAAATTTGTATAGTTTATAATTTAGTCGATTGGTGcagttattgttttatttaaaaaatttataacattttcgtTACTATCGTCATTCGTAGTAATTCTCACGTGAGTAAAATTGCAATTGGTTTGATTGAAATATATCTTAAGCATGTACTACAGAGggttatatattttgatatatctcaaaagctttatttaatattaattaaattaacattGGATTAAATTTCagacattaattatttattaatatttttcaataatatactttttaatatgcTATCTTTGGTAATGATTCACAAGACACgtgttttataaatgtatttttttatatatgaaaaaagaaaaatctatcaCTTTGTATGTTTCAACTTTGCagattttagaaattatttgtgaTCGTGTGCAAATCGGTCTTAGAATCAGTGCTtgtattattctaatttactttttatagcTAAATAagctaattaaatataattagattaaatagaaatttgtgAATTAAAGTTATACTTGCaccattctttattttccttgaGTAGAATGCTCAACGTTTTCTCTAtaaatttccaaatttttttaacataaccATATTGATAATCTTAACTTCTTTCTTAGctcaaataaaagaagaatcgttTTCTTTGTCATTACGGGGTAGAATACTTATCGTACAAAGAACCAGCAAACATTCCGGTAAATAAATGTAACTTTACATATTTCctcaataaatttaataagtttttaatatgacaatgatactaataaattgggtttttgttttttcttcagtTTAAACACAAGAAGAATCACTCTTTTCATCATTACAGGCAGGATGCTGTTTATCATGCGAAGAACCAGCAAACATTCCGGTAAGTAAATGTTACTTTACATATTTCctcaataaatttaataagtttttaatatgacaatgatactaataatttgatttttgtttctttttcagttcaaataaaaaaagaatcatcctCTTCATCATTCTCGGGCAGGATGTCCATCTTGCAAGCATCAACGAAGATTTTAAGTAAGtaaagttttttattaaacatttcttcaataatttgaatgattttttattataacaatgatactaataattctgtttttcttattttcagaATATCATTGCAACCATGTACGAAGCAATGAATAAATCGAGTGTTGTATCGCTAAaacaaaaactaaaaaatcGCGAAATAGAAGCAGTGCTTGCTcgtttgtttaaattataccgcgtttcgcgatttaaattaattttaagtgtTTTTGTGttgactgcgtgcaatgcagtcagttatagagtcagtgtttgctCGTACAAAGTGACTTCAATAGTCATGTagactgtacttataaaaGATAGTAGAGCTTCGCGAATTAAATTcagttcgttaataaatatctatcgcgaattagagtcagtgcatcactgaagaggatctcgaccaacttcgGTGTctacctacctcattttcaaccagcTACGTATCATCCAACCTCAAtgtcgacctaaatcgcggacgagtgttttggagccaccgtagaacttcttaagtagtgagtaaacaaattttaagtccctccagtgctcaatcatgtcgaggacgaaaggtccgaatcggcacgagttactggttgtaattttttaaataaattattgacgagCATGACCGTGAGTAACTCCTCTTTTGGACTTACTCGCGAgtggtatatttttaatcgcttatgtgttttcattgtttatatctattttattagttTAGGATAGGGTCTTGTTTCATAGAttggattaattaatagtGCAATTAATAAgcactttttttattcgtgttttcccgcgatattagta
This window encodes:
- the LOC127063663 gene encoding uncharacterized protein LOC127063663; its protein translation is MILYRIYKNFIFSRNYSLTSNVSAHALRMRIVLSVDATPFCVQCLTGTRGSRIVLINFRFPRILRTAAMRYPGFLFLHLCPSSCVLAQIKEESFSLSLRGRILIVQRTSKHSVQIKKESSSSSFSGRMSILQASTKILKYHCNHVRSNE